Within Takifugu flavidus isolate HTHZ2018 chromosome 12, ASM371156v2, whole genome shotgun sequence, the genomic segment TATCACCTTGCTTCTCGTAAATGAAATTATGCTTATGAAGGTGGCTGAAAATGACAATTAAAGTGCACAGTTgaaatttctgctgctgttgacaaTAGTGCTGATGAATCGCTGGGCACCATCCTTTGTTAGAAACGTATCCCATCATATAAGTGGGGCAATAATCCCCCTGCCTAAAATGAGTGCCACACCTGACCGTGAGAAGTTTCTTTTCTTCAGCTGCACAAAGCGCAGTCACAGGAGAtcaaattgtttttttcctaTGTTGAACCTGTGGACTCGATGTCTTGACAGGCTAGAGTTTGTATAACTTTCGCAAATACATGAATTTACCATGTTGATGAAAAATTACTATAATCCAAAACTAAagtgaaacacacactggtTCACAATAACAACTACCAGTATTCCATGAGCCAGGGGCCCCAAAATGAGCCATGTTATTAAATTGGTGGCCAAAGCTTGGGGTAAAATTTTTTGCTGTATTGCTGTACACACTGACAGGAAGACAACTCAAAGTGCGTGCTTCAGGATCAGCTGATCCATCACTTGACCCTCTCTCCTGATTAGGGCAGGTATTTGATCGCCCTCTCTTTACCTGGTCACTGTTGATTGTTCAATCAGGCTTTGTGCTTCAGAGTTTCTAAACCTGGTTCAACTgagtaaaaacaaaaccaaaaactaATATCTCTGCTTTGCTAGCATCTCTGCACGCTAGCATCTCTGCTCCTGGCTCTGATAATAGCTCCAACATCTTTGTTAATATTTCGGCTAAAGGCTCAGCTAGCATCTTCCTTAAGGGCAGATTGGGTTTAGCACTGCCAGCATGTAAATAACTGCAGATCAGATAAAAGCACAAATATCTTGAGGCTGATTGACAGCTTCCCAAACGTGGTTTTCTACACTCATAGATTAAAAactcccttctcctcctggtTGAGTAAAGTTTTTATTAATTTGACAGTTTCTATAAATCCAATCAGTGGACAGAACAAAATTGTTCAGCAATACTAATACTGGAACAAACTGACAACTAAGTGCTCCATTGTGACCTTCGTTACTGTTAAGAAATATCTCGCTCTGTTAGGTTTTTACAACTCAGTCGTAAAATATGGTAGTTGACTACGAGCTCAAGTTGCAATTTGATTTAACAACATATAAAAATAATGGTCGGGGGTTTCCCTTGGGTTTAGGTGGGTACTTtaagaaagcaaaacaaaagtcCTGCTGGAGCCATGGTGCAGAGAGACCAGTGACCTCCCCCCCGAGCAGGTGACGAGCAGCTCTGGCCACACTAAGGTGTGGCTCATCCCTGTAAACACAGAAGCTGTTGTGCAATTGGAGGTGAATTTTCATAATAATGGTCACATTCTGCAAGTATCACAAAACACACTAAGGACGTTTATTTTGAGAAAACAAACGTTTTTGATGATGTGAATATTGAAATGCTGTGAAACAAATTATAAGGGGACATTCATCTGTTCATTTAGACGATGCACAGGGACACCGTGTCAGCGTATCCTCAGGGGGTTTAGTATTTAAAGTGTGGTCACTGGTCAGAGAGCTCAAAGTCTGGGTTCTATAGCTGTAGTGTCCAGCTTGATGAACAAGGTAAGGATGGCATTAAAACATAGCCGTGTTTAACagcttgttatttttaaaaatattctggTGTTTCACTCTATTAGTTAACTTATATTTCAGGTTACCCTCCTGCTCAACGGATGGAGCTGGTATTCTGTTACGAGTCCCGAAACAATTCCTGTGTGAAAACCATCCATCCACTGCCCATACGAGTCATCCTCTACATCTTTCTAGGGGTCATGGTCATCATGACTGTGTGTGGAAACCTTTTGGTCACTGTTTCTATCATCTATTTTAAGCAGCTCCACACTCCAACAAACTACCTAATAGTCTCTCTTGCTGTGTCTGACCTTCTCTTGGGGTTGGTGGTCATGTTGCCCAGTATGATTCAGGTAGTAGAAACTTGCTGGTATTTTGGGGACATCTTGTGTAAAGTCTACATGAGTTGTGATGTCATGTTGTGCACAGCATCCATACTTAACTTGTCTTTCATATCAGTTGACCGGTACTATGCGgtgatccatcctctcctgtaCAGAAGAAAAATGACTGTTAATGTTGTCTTGCTCATGATTCTTACCAGCTGGGGTGTTTCAGGTGTTGTAGGTTTTGGAATGGTTTTTTTCAAGCTGAATATTTTGGGAATTGAGGATTTCTACTACAACTTTGTTGCATGTGAAGGAAGATGCGTTTTGTTTCAGAGTGGCTTGTCAAGTACAGTCTCATCAGTCCTGTCCTTTTATATTCCAGGAATAATAATGATCAGTGTATACATGAAGATATTTTTGGTAGCAAAGAAACAATTTCTCAGCATTCAGAATGCGAGCTGCATGACCTCAGCACAAATTTCGAATAAAAAACAGTCAAAGGCAACTAAAACCCTTGCTGTCATCATGGGAGCCTTTCTTTCATGCTGGACTCCCTTTTTTGTTTGTAACGTCATGGACCCCTTTATCAACTACTCGACGCCAGCTGCGTTGTTTGAAACATTTGTATGGGTAGGTTTTATTAATTCAACACTCAACCCTATTATCTATGCCTTTTTTTACAGTTGGTTCAGAAAGGCATTTAGCTTGTTCGCCTCAGGAAAGGTCTTTAAAGCTGACATGTCAAACATTTCCCTGTTCACTGAATAAATAACATTGCTAACGTCTCAGACCAGTTGATCCTAAGAATACATGGGCTAATGTCTGAGAGGTATCCATGATATTGCCTTTTatgaaaacataaaagaaagttttaattgttattaattTTGATATAAGAAAGGAGATGTTGGTAATTATTTCTGTTTTAagcaacatttttttattataaataaCATGATTTTAGATAACAATTTGCATTGTATTAATTGAACATGCATTTCTTAGAA encodes:
- the LOC130535367 gene encoding trace amine-associated receptor 1-like, whose translation is MELVFCYESRNNSCVKTIHPLPIRVILYIFLGVMVIMTVCGNLLVTVSIIYFKQLHTPTNYLIVSLAVSDLLLGLVVMLPSMIQVVETCWYFGDILCKVYMSCDVMLCTASILNLSFISVDRYYAVIHPLLYRRKMTVNVVLLMILTSWGVSGVVGFGMVFFKLNILGIEDFYYNFVACEGRCVLFQSGLSSTVSSVLSFYIPGIIMISVYMKIFLVAKKQFLSIQNASCMTSAQISNKKQSKATKTLAVIMGAFLSCWTPFFVCNVMDPFINYSTPAALFETFVWVGFINSTLNPIIYAFFYSWFRKAFSLFASGKVFKADMSNISLFTE